The region AGCAATGCCGGCATTGCCGGAAGAAGAATCGAGAATCGTTTTTTCCGGCGGCAAGGTTCCGTCCAGTACGGCTTCAGCCAACATACGCAGGACCGACCGATCCTTCACCGAGCCACCTGGATTCAGGAACTCGCACTTTGCCAGTAAGGAGATGTCAGGCAGTTCTTTCTGGAAGACGTTCACGGCTGCGAGCGGCGTATTCCCGATCAACTGTAACAATGGGTAGCGATGGATGAGTTCTCGAATGGCTGGGGGATGTGGCATGGCGCTTCTCGGTCAGCGGGGTCATTAACAACCGGGATCTCCAATCTCTTCATCGCTCGTACTGGGAGGAGAGAACGGGGGCGGGATTGTATCGGCGTGAATCTCGAAGAACGCATCGATACTCGCCAGCAATTGGGCGCGGATCTGCTCGCGCGTCCCTTCGATCAAATGCAGCGGCACGCGGCTATCCACGCCATCACGTTGCCGAGTCTCCCCAGCTAAGACTTCCAGGACAGTGGCAGCGGGATAGAGCCGCATCCCGTACACCAGGGAGAAGGTTTTTTCCTTGCGTTTGCCACCAGTAATCCCTCTGAGCTTTGCCATACGTCCGATCCTTTCGATCTCCGGCGATATCCTCATATCACCCGGAAAAGACTTTCCACAGGATGGCCACAGTCATCACGAGGTTGAAGCCAATCATCCAGCGAACGAGGTTAAATTCTCCCCTGGTCTCTGCCCGGAAGGCAACAAGATCACTCTCGATCTTGCCGAACCGAGCGTCATAGTTTGCAAGTGTCTCTGCCGCCTTCCGGGCTTTCACCTCGTCTGCGCCAGCACTCAGTAATGCATCGTAGACTTCAGAAATCATCGTGCTCATAGTCGCACCGTAGTATTTCTTACATCTTGGAACAAGCGTTTTCCGAGGCTTGGCCTGGCATAAAGAGAGAGGCTAGAGGAAACCGTGCCCCTAGCCTTTTCCCTTGGCGTTGCTAACGGTAGATCTCGGCACCGGTCTGCTTGAACTCTTCGGCTTTTTCTTTCATGCCGGCTTCAAGCGCGGCCTGTTCGTCCAGCTGCTTCTGTTCCGCGTAGTCGCGCACGTCTTGAGTAATCTTCATCGAACAGAAGTGCGGACCGCACATCGAGCAGAAATGCGCCACTTTCGCCCCTTCGGCAGGCAAGGTTTCATCGTGGAACTGCAGCGCGGTTTCCGGATCGAGCGATAAGTTGAACTGATCTTGCCAACGGAACTCGAAGCGCGCCTGGGACAGCGCGTTGTCCCGTGCCTGTGCTCCTGGATGTCCTTTCGCCAGATCGGCGGCATGCGCGGCGATCTTATAGGCGATGACTCCGGCTTTCACATCGTCTCTATCCGGCAAGCCGAGATGTTCTTTCGGCGTGACATAACACAACATGGCGCAACCGAACCAACCGATCATAGCGGCACCGATCGCCGAGGTGATGTGGTCATATCCTGGGGCAATGTCCGTGGTCAGTGGCCCAAGCGTATAGAACGGAGCCTCGTGGCATTCCTCGATTTGCTTCTCCATGTTCACTTGGATCAAGTGCATGGGCACGTGGCCGGGACCTTCGATCATGGTCTGTACGTCATGTTTCCAGGCGATCTTCGTCAGCTCGCCCAAGGTTTCCAACTCGCCGAACTGGGCTTCATCGTTGGCGTCGGCAATCGACCCGGGGCGTAAGCCGTCGCCTAAACTGAAGGACACGTCGTACGCCTTCATGATCTCGCAAATCTCTTCAAAGTGCGTGTACAGGAAGTTCTCCCGATGATGCGCCAAGCACCACTTGGCCAGGATCGAACCGCCACGAGACACAATCCCGGTCATCCGTTTCGCGGTCAGCGGCACGTAGCGCAGCAATACGCCAGCGTGAATCGTGAAGTAATCGACGCCTTGTTCGGCTTGTTCGATCAGCGTGTCGCGGAACATTTCCCAGGTCAGCTCCTCGGCTTTGCCGTTCACTTTCTCCAGCGCCTGATAAATAGGCACGGTGCCGATAGGCACCGGCGAGTTGCGCAAAATCCACTCCCGAGTTTCGTGGATGTTTTTGCCGGTCGAGAGATCCATGACCGTGTCCGCGCCCCAGCGGGTTGCCCAAATCATCTTCTCGACCTCTTCCTCGATCGAGGATGCGACGGCTGAGTTGCCGATGTTGGCGTTAATCTTC is a window of Deltaproteobacteria bacterium DNA encoding:
- the thiC gene encoding phosphomethylpyrimidine synthase ThiC, whose translation is MQNTHHANGANGNGKAKTAPAGLTTAPLPASRKVYVGGTQDGVHVPFREISLTAAAHGPNGNRQEAQAPLLVYDTSGPYTDPSTSIDIRDGLAPVRLSWIVARGDSEQLPGVSSDYGRRRAADASLDELRFANIRRPRRALAGQNVSQMHYARKGIVTPEMEYIAIRENQALEHAREEGKKGNGHAHRAQQHPGNSWGASIPSVITPEFVREEIARGRAIIPANINHPELEPMIIGRNFLVKINANIGNSAVASSIEEEVEKMIWATRWGADTVMDLSTGKNIHETREWILRNSPVPIGTVPIYQALEKVNGKAEELTWEMFRDTLIEQAEQGVDYFTIHAGVLLRYVPLTAKRMTGIVSRGGSILAKWCLAHHRENFLYTHFEEICEIMKAYDVSFSLGDGLRPGSIADANDEAQFGELETLGELTKIAWKHDVQTMIEGPGHVPMHLIQVNMEKQIEECHEAPFYTLGPLTTDIAPGYDHITSAIGAAMIGWFGCAMLCYVTPKEHLGLPDRDDVKAGVIAYKIAAHAADLAKGHPGAQARDNALSQARFEFRWQDQFNLSLDPETALQFHDETLPAEGAKVAHFCSMCGPHFCSMKITQDVRDYAEQKQLDEQAALEAGMKEKAEEFKQTGAEIYR
- a CDS encoding integrase, whose translation is MSTMISEVYDALLSAGADEVKARKAAETLANYDARFGKIESDLVAFRAETRGEFNLVRWMIGFNLVMTVAILWKVFSG